The Pedobacter cryoconitis genome includes a window with the following:
- the ruvX gene encoding Holliday junction resolvase RuvX, with protein sequence MSRIIAFDYGTKRIGIAVTDPLQIIATGLDTIHPKDVVEYLKKYLLTEQVEAFVIGEPKQMDGTPSESAQHVKGFSTTLKKNFPEIPQHWVDERFTSKLAHQTIMQSGLKKQDRRNKERVDTIAATIILQYFMEEHRL encoded by the coding sequence ATGTCCCGTATTATCGCATTTGATTATGGCACCAAACGTATCGGCATTGCCGTTACAGATCCACTGCAAATTATTGCTACAGGACTGGATACCATACACCCAAAAGATGTTGTCGAATATTTGAAAAAATATTTGCTGACTGAACAGGTAGAAGCCTTTGTGATCGGAGAGCCTAAACAAATGGATGGCACTCCATCTGAGTCTGCACAGCACGTAAAAGGCTTTTCTACCACTCTGAAAAAGAACTTTCCTGAAATTCCTCAGCATTGGGTTGATGAGCGTTTCACGTCTAAGCTGGCGCATCAGACGATCATGCAAAGTGGTCTGAAAAAACAGGATCGCCGGAATAAAGAACGGGTAGATACGATCGCTGCAACAATTATTTTACAATATTTCATGGAAGAACACCGTTTATAG
- a CDS encoding DUF3078 domain-containing protein, translating into MRGIYACLLFVFAVSAQVSAQEIDTVPITVKNFDLKLNKSPLPSLKGIIVFKPVEIKPLIVSSKVNYWKNKTAIGINVNQSSFSNNWSGGGVNSLAIEGLVNYKAEYKKESYSYLSEVDLRYGKIRNKGQLQKKTNDRIFWNNTGAFKISKNWNLFTQVTFESQFDNGYSYSTVNGVETATLISKFMSPGYLTESFGFEYKPNKFFSTQFGTGAAKQTFVLDNKALAAADAKANPDPASQKTDFYGVPVGDTFKNDLAFQITVNFEKDIFHNVNLKSRYYVFVPYDHFENMKHRLDVTLTTKVNRFMNVTLNGIGIYDKTISDKIQGSQSLAMGVMFIFPR; encoded by the coding sequence ATGAGAGGTATATACGCATGTTTACTATTTGTATTTGCAGTTTCAGCACAAGTAAGTGCACAAGAGATAGATACAGTTCCTATTACAGTGAAAAACTTTGACCTTAAACTCAATAAAAGCCCTTTGCCTTCGCTAAAAGGTATTATTGTGTTTAAACCGGTAGAGATAAAGCCACTGATCGTAAGTTCAAAGGTGAATTACTGGAAAAATAAAACTGCAATCGGGATTAATGTGAATCAATCTTCTTTCAGTAATAACTGGAGTGGTGGTGGGGTAAATTCACTGGCAATAGAAGGATTAGTCAATTACAAAGCTGAATATAAAAAAGAAAGTTATAGCTATTTATCTGAAGTTGACCTGCGTTATGGAAAGATAAGAAACAAAGGCCAGTTGCAAAAGAAAACGAATGACCGGATATTCTGGAATAATACAGGAGCATTCAAAATCTCTAAAAACTGGAATTTATTTACCCAGGTAACTTTTGAATCGCAATTTGATAACGGATATTCTTATTCAACGGTAAATGGGGTGGAGACTGCTACATTAATTTCCAAGTTTATGTCTCCGGGTTACCTGACGGAGTCTTTCGGTTTTGAGTACAAGCCAAATAAATTTTTCTCTACACAATTTGGTACCGGTGCCGCAAAACAAACATTTGTTTTGGATAACAAGGCACTGGCTGCGGCTGATGCGAAGGCAAATCCGGATCCTGCGAGCCAGAAAACAGATTTTTATGGCGTCCCTGTAGGAGACACTTTTAAAAATGACCTGGCTTTTCAGATCACTGTTAACTTTGAAAAAGATATTTTTCATAACGTCAACCTGAAAAGCAGATATTATGTCTTTGTACCATACGATCATTTTGAAAACATGAAACACAGGCTGGATGTGACTTTAACAACTAAAGTCAACAGGTTCATGAACGTGACACTGAATGGCATCGGAATATATGACAAGACGATCAGTGATAAGATTCAGGGCAGTCAGTCTTTAGCTATGGGCGTGATGTTTATATTCCCGCGCTAA
- a CDS encoding YifB family Mg chelatase-like AAA ATPase, with protein sequence MLIKTYGSAVFGVNALTITIEVSISSGNKYHIVGLPDNAVKESLKRIESAIQASGFKMPRQKIVVNLSPADIRKEGTSYDLPIAIGILAASGQLAGDRVAEVIIAGELSLDGGIQPVKGALPIAIQAAEAGFKGFILPADNSREAAVVDNLLVYGMYHLKDLVAFFNGTTVFNPVLVDAKSEFLKNVSLYEQDFSDVKGQESIKRALEIAAAGGHNVILIGPPGAGKTMLAKRLPTILPPLSMQEALETTKVYSVSGKLSAATSLLTERPFRNPHHSISDVALVGGGSNPQPGEISMAHNGVLFLDELPEFKRSVLEVMRQPLEDRKVTISRARLSVEYPASFMLIAAMNPCPCGFYNHPDKECGCTPWIVQKYLSKISGPLMDRIDLHVEVTPVHFNELASLAPSEKSAVIRKRVISARLKQEIRFAAHPGLYYNAQMTPAQVRKLCIINEQGLDLVRKAMEKLGLSARAYDRILKVSRTIADLAGTKNIALEHLAEAIHFRSLDRDNWAG encoded by the coding sequence ATGCTCATTAAAACTTATGGCAGCGCCGTCTTTGGTGTCAATGCTTTAACCATCACTATTGAAGTCAGTATTAGCAGCGGAAATAAATATCATATTGTCGGATTACCTGATAATGCGGTCAAAGAAAGCCTCAAAAGAATAGAAAGCGCAATTCAGGCTTCTGGTTTTAAGATGCCAAGACAAAAGATCGTAGTCAATTTATCACCTGCTGATATCCGGAAAGAAGGTACTTCTTATGATCTGCCGATTGCAATAGGCATTTTAGCGGCTTCAGGACAATTAGCTGGCGATAGGGTCGCTGAGGTTATAATTGCAGGAGAACTTTCTCTGGACGGAGGCATACAGCCTGTAAAAGGAGCATTACCTATTGCTATCCAGGCAGCAGAAGCAGGCTTTAAAGGATTCATTTTACCTGCTGATAATTCAAGAGAAGCAGCCGTGGTTGATAATTTACTGGTTTATGGAATGTATCATTTAAAAGACCTGGTTGCTTTTTTCAACGGAACTACTGTTTTCAATCCTGTTCTTGTAGATGCGAAAAGTGAGTTTTTAAAAAACGTGAGTTTATATGAACAGGATTTTTCTGATGTGAAAGGTCAGGAAAGTATTAAAAGAGCTTTAGAAATTGCTGCCGCAGGCGGACATAATGTGATCTTAATTGGCCCGCCAGGAGCTGGAAAAACAATGCTTGCTAAACGTTTACCTACTATTTTACCTCCTTTAAGTATGCAGGAAGCACTGGAAACCACTAAAGTTTATTCCGTAAGCGGAAAGCTGAGTGCGGCCACCTCATTATTGACAGAAAGGCCATTCCGGAACCCGCATCACAGTATTTCTGATGTTGCTTTAGTTGGCGGAGGGTCTAATCCACAACCCGGAGAAATCTCCATGGCCCATAATGGCGTTTTATTCCTGGATGAACTGCCTGAATTTAAACGGTCGGTATTAGAGGTGATGCGGCAGCCGCTTGAAGACCGGAAAGTCACCATATCAAGAGCGCGTTTAAGTGTGGAATATCCGGCAAGTTTTATGCTCATTGCTGCAATGAATCCCTGTCCCTGTGGATTTTATAACCACCCGGACAAGGAATGTGGCTGTACTCCCTGGATTGTACAAAAATATCTGAGTAAAATTTCAGGCCCGTTAATGGATAGAATTGATTTGCATGTAGAGGTCACTCCTGTTCATTTTAATGAATTGGCTTCTTTAGCCCCTTCGGAAAAAAGTGCAGTGATCAGGAAAAGGGTAATTAGTGCAAGGTTAAAACAGGAAATCCGGTTTGCAGCACATCCAGGTCTGTATTATAACGCGCAAATGACACCTGCCCAGGTTAGAAAACTCTGCATAATTAACGAACAGGGACTGGATCTGGTTAGAAAGGCGATGGAAAAACTTGGCTTATCAGCACGTGCTTATGACAGAATATTAAAGGTTTCCAGAACCATTGCCGACCTGGCAGGTACTAAAAACATAGCATTGGAACATTTAGCTGAAGCCATTCATTTCCGCAGCCTGGACAGGGATAACTGGGCAGGATAA
- the ffh gene encoding signal recognition particle protein, whose protein sequence is MFENLQDKLDRAFKVLKGQGSISEINVAETMKEIRKALLDADVNFKTAKSFTDEVKEKALGLNVLTAVSPGQLLTKVMNDELTALMGGEVKELDLKANPTIILIAGLNGAGKTTFSGKLANYLKSKGKKPLLVAGDVYRPAAIDQLQILGEQIGVPVYANKDSKDPVAIALEGIELGKKEHHNVIIIDTAGRLAIDEQMMNEISDVKLHTKPHEILFVVDAMTGQDAVNTAKAFNERLDFTGVVLTKLDGDTRGGAALSIKSVVNKPIKFVGTGEKMEALDVFYPDRMASRILGMGDVVSLVERAQEQFDEKEAAELQKKIRKNKFDFNDFYNQIQQIKKMGNMKDLMGMIPGVSKMMKNVEIEDDAFKNVEAIIQSMTKYERENPDSIQQSRRLRIAKGSGNKIEEVTKLIKQFEDMRKVMKQFSNPAAAAKMMRGMPKMPQGRM, encoded by the coding sequence ATGTTTGAAAATTTACAGGATAAACTAGACCGGGCATTTAAAGTTCTAAAGGGTCAGGGAAGCATTTCAGAGATCAACGTGGCTGAAACCATGAAGGAAATTCGTAAAGCTTTACTGGATGCCGATGTAAATTTTAAAACAGCCAAAAGCTTCACTGACGAGGTTAAGGAAAAGGCACTTGGCCTGAATGTACTTACCGCGGTTTCTCCGGGACAATTACTGACTAAAGTAATGAACGACGAGCTGACTGCATTGATGGGCGGTGAAGTCAAAGAATTAGATTTAAAAGCAAATCCTACAATTATATTGATTGCTGGTTTGAACGGTGCGGGTAAAACAACCTTCTCTGGAAAACTGGCAAATTATCTGAAAAGTAAAGGTAAAAAGCCTTTATTGGTAGCTGGTGACGTTTACCGTCCGGCAGCGATTGACCAGTTGCAGATATTGGGTGAACAGATCGGCGTTCCTGTTTATGCGAACAAAGATTCTAAAGATCCTGTTGCGATTGCACTGGAAGGTATTGAGCTTGGTAAAAAAGAACACCACAACGTAATTATCATCGATACTGCGGGTCGTTTAGCAATAGACGAGCAGATGATGAATGAGATTTCGGATGTGAAACTGCATACTAAACCGCATGAAATCCTGTTCGTAGTTGATGCCATGACCGGACAGGATGCGGTTAATACAGCTAAAGCATTTAATGAAAGATTAGATTTTACTGGTGTTGTACTGACAAAACTTGATGGGGATACGCGCGGTGGTGCGGCTTTATCTATTAAGTCTGTAGTGAACAAGCCGATTAAATTTGTCGGTACTGGTGAAAAAATGGAAGCACTTGATGTTTTCTATCCAGACAGAATGGCTTCCCGTATTTTGGGAATGGGTGACGTTGTTTCCCTTGTTGAGCGTGCGCAAGAGCAGTTTGATGAGAAAGAAGCAGCAGAACTTCAAAAGAAAATCCGTAAGAATAAGTTTGACTTCAACGATTTCTACAACCAGATTCAGCAGATCAAGAAAATGGGTAACATGAAAGACTTGATGGGCATGATTCCAGGGGTAAGTAAAATGATGAAAAACGTAGAGATTGAAGATGACGCTTTCAAAAATGTGGAAGCAATTATTCAGTCGATGACGAAATATGAGCGTGAAAATCCAGATAGTATTCAACAAAGCAGACGTTTACGTATCGCTAAAGGTTCTGGAAATAAAATAGAGGAAGTTACTAAACTGATTAAACAGTTTGAGGATATGCGTAAGGTGATGAAACAGTTTTCTAACCCTGCGGCCGCTGCTAAAATGATGCGCGGTATGCCTAAAATGCCACAGGGAAGAATGTAA
- a CDS encoding glucosaminidase domain-containing protein has translation MITKKLMLIWLALILLGSTAQSQTVNQYVEEHTDHAQELMRAYDVPASVILAVAIHESAAGKSKVARHLNNHFGIKGSNSNAEINSSYRDFESADESYDNFVEVLQNKSSFSKLFDECDQYDYAAWARGIQRGGYASSRTWAKQVIAIINKYELYQYDERPDDYTEPVKVAPLSIKKHHSRSYKAKKHHSSVKLYTVRKGDNLNKIAESHGTSSLSLMRKNGLKKSALKPGQKIKL, from the coding sequence ATGATAACAAAAAAACTAATGCTGATTTGGCTGGCACTAATTTTACTGGGCTCAACTGCCCAAAGCCAGACTGTTAACCAGTACGTTGAGGAACACACAGATCACGCACAAGAATTAATGAGAGCATATGATGTACCAGCAAGTGTAATTCTTGCGGTCGCCATTCATGAATCGGCAGCTGGTAAAAGTAAAGTTGCCCGCCATCTGAACAATCATTTCGGTATCAAAGGATCAAACAGCAATGCCGAAATCAATTCTTCTTACCGTGATTTCGAAAGTGCAGATGAATCTTATGATAATTTCGTTGAGGTATTACAAAACAAGTCTTCCTTCAGTAAATTGTTCGATGAGTGTGATCAATATGATTATGCGGCCTGGGCAAGAGGGATTCAGCGGGGTGGTTACGCCAGCAGCAGAACCTGGGCTAAACAAGTCATCGCGATTATCAATAAATACGAATTGTATCAATATGATGAAAGACCGGATGATTATACGGAACCCGTAAAGGTTGCACCGTTAAGTATCAAAAAGCACCATAGCCGCAGTTATAAAGCTAAGAAACATCATTCTTCTGTTAAATTGTATACCGTTAGAAAAGGGGACAACCTGAATAAAATTGCGGAATCACATGGTACTTCTTCCCTATCGCTGATGCGTAAAAATGGATTGAAAAAGTCGGCACTAAAACCAGGACAAAAAATCAAGCTTTAA
- a CDS encoding M57 family metalloprotease, which yields MKKFNLLSLAVAGMLALCVFGCQKKEAATTADTKQDGISASVKSQISGLGFSTENARKVEGGYLVEGDILLSEANLTEKAETTHLSVASTEQYRTTNLVKALPRVITISVTNLPTVYSDAVNAMITRYNNLGLRFTFQRAAAGTTGQINVIGFNEGPSGGFITLGSSGFPTASGNPYSEIKMNTNPAAYGANPNLLYLTSVLQHEVGHCIGFRHTDYSNRAYSCGGTAVNEGASGVGAILIPGTPSAPDAASFMLACSNGGDRTFNANDVKAINYLYK from the coding sequence ATGAAAAAATTTAACTTATTGTCGCTTGCCGTTGCCGGCATGCTCGCACTCTGCGTTTTCGGATGCCAGAAAAAAGAAGCTGCTACTACAGCTGATACTAAACAAGATGGAATTTCAGCAAGTGTTAAATCACAGATCTCGGGTCTTGGTTTCAGCACTGAAAATGCAAGAAAAGTAGAAGGTGGTTACCTTGTAGAAGGTGATATCCTTTTAAGCGAAGCTAATCTTACTGAAAAAGCTGAAACTACACACTTGAGCGTTGCCTCTACAGAACAGTACAGAACCACTAATCTTGTAAAAGCATTGCCAAGAGTAATTACTATTTCTGTAACTAACCTGCCTACAGTTTATAGTGATGCAGTGAATGCAATGATTACCAGATACAACAATTTAGGCTTACGTTTTACTTTTCAACGTGCAGCTGCCGGAACTACTGGTCAAATTAACGTAATTGGATTTAATGAAGGTCCTTCTGGTGGTTTTATTACTTTAGGTTCTTCTGGTTTCCCAACTGCTTCTGGTAATCCATATAGCGAAATCAAAATGAATACTAACCCAGCAGCTTACGGTGCTAACCCTAACCTTTTATATCTTACTTCTGTTTTACAGCATGAAGTTGGACACTGTATCGGTTTCCGTCATACTGACTATTCAAACAGAGCCTATAGCTGTGGTGGAACTGCGGTTAACGAAGGCGCGAGCGGTGTTGGCGCAATTCTGATTCCTGGAACTCCTTCAGCACCAGATGCAGCATCATTCATGTTAGCTTGCTCAAACGGCGGTGACAGAACCTTTAATGCGAATGATGTAAAAGCAATTAACTATTTATATAAATAA
- a CDS encoding M57 family metalloprotease encodes MKKLNLLSFALVGTMMLCIFGCQKKEAQTASTAGQDQISASTKSQISNLGFSTENARKVKGGYLVEGDILLTDKNLNEKATTSHLSIAETEQYRTTNLVSALPRVITISVTNLPAVYGNAVNAMITRYNNLGLRFTFQRAAAGTTGDIDVVGFNEGPSGGYITLGSSGFPYGGDPYNEIQMNTNAAAYGANPNLGYLTSVLQHEVGHCIGFRHTDYSNRAYSCGGTAANEGQSDVGAIRIPGTPSGPDAASFMLACSNGSDRTFNANDKIALNYLYK; translated from the coding sequence ATGAAAAAACTGAATTTATTGTCATTTGCCCTTGTGGGTACAATGATGCTGTGCATTTTCGGATGCCAGAAAAAAGAAGCACAAACTGCTTCAACTGCTGGTCAGGATCAAATTTCTGCAAGCACAAAATCTCAAATCAGCAATCTGGGTTTTAGTACAGAGAACGCCAGAAAAGTAAAAGGAGGATACCTTGTAGAAGGAGATATTCTTCTGACTGATAAAAACCTCAATGAAAAAGCAACTACGAGTCATTTAAGTATTGCCGAAACAGAGCAGTACCGTACTACAAATCTGGTTAGTGCTTTGCCAAGAGTGATTACAATTTCGGTAACTAACTTACCCGCTGTTTATGGTAATGCGGTAAATGCAATGATTACCAGGTATAATAACTTAGGCTTACGCTTTACTTTCCAGCGTGCAGCAGCAGGAACTACTGGTGATATTGATGTGGTTGGTTTTAATGAAGGCCCTTCTGGTGGTTATATCACTTTAGGTTCATCAGGTTTCCCTTATGGAGGTGATCCTTATAACGAGATCCAGATGAATACAAATGCTGCTGCTTACGGTGCCAATCCTAACCTGGGATACCTGACATCTGTTTTACAGCATGAAGTTGGGCACTGTATTGGATTCCGTCATACTGATTATTCAAACAGAGCTTACAGCTGTGGAGGCACTGCTGCGAATGAAGGACAAAGTGATGTTGGCGCAATCCGGATTCCAGGTACGCCATCAGGACCAGATGCGGCTTCGTTTATGTTAGCCTGTTCAAACGGGTCTGACAGAACTTTTAATGCCAATGATAAAATTGCGCTAAACTATTTATACAAATAA
- a CDS encoding glucosaminidase domain-containing protein, which yields MKQTFLLFAVAIVFLSSCKSRKYHRNNAQIEKAANKANPNFTDYNTLSYIEAFKGVAIEEMNTYGIPASITLAQGIIESGSGNSSLAKYANNHFGVKCTAEWKGKAYYKDDDQRNDCFRVYKDARESYKDHSEFLKRKRYAPLFELDKNDYKNWAKGLKQAGYATNPKYPDMLINTIEKYNLHQYDQSESEPDKIKREDRVFTEINANIPKETKKFAPVEIPVSKQVINTTDPNYTVQKGDTLYNISKRFNMTVDELKSLNGLSDEGVKIGQKLVVVK from the coding sequence ATGAAACAGACCTTCTTACTCTTCGCTGTAGCGATCGTTTTCTTATCCTCGTGTAAATCGAGAAAGTATCACCGGAACAATGCGCAGATTGAAAAAGCTGCCAATAAAGCGAATCCGAATTTTACTGATTACAATACGCTGAGCTATATCGAAGCTTTTAAGGGGGTAGCCATCGAAGAGATGAATACTTATGGGATTCCTGCAAGTATTACGCTCGCACAAGGTATTATCGAGTCTGGCAGCGGGAACAGCAGCCTGGCAAAATATGCCAATAACCATTTTGGGGTTAAATGTACGGCAGAGTGGAAGGGAAAGGCATATTATAAAGATGATGATCAGCGTAATGATTGTTTCCGGGTTTATAAAGATGCCCGGGAATCTTATAAAGATCACTCTGAGTTTTTAAAGAGAAAACGCTATGCGCCTTTGTTTGAGCTTGATAAAAATGATTATAAAAATTGGGCGAAGGGGTTAAAACAAGCTGGTTATGCAACGAATCCAAAATATCCGGATATGCTGATCAATACAATTGAGAAATACAATTTACATCAGTATGACCAGTCGGAGTCTGAACCTGATAAAATTAAACGTGAAGACCGTGTGTTTACGGAAATTAACGCAAATATCCCAAAAGAGACGAAGAAGTTTGCACCGGTAGAAATACCTGTATCTAAACAAGTTATCAACACAACGGATCCTAACTACACTGTTCAGAAAGGGGACACGCTTTATAATATCTCCAAAAGATTTAACATGACTGTAGATGAATTAAAGTCGCTGAATGGTCTCTCGGACGAGGGTGTTAAAATAGGACAGAAGCTGGTAGTAGTTAAATAA
- a CDS encoding O-methyltransferase, producing the protein MSLIKEDLQLLLLNFCEPESELLQRIDRETNLKVLMPRMLSGHYQGRVLSMLSKLITPKRILEIGTFTGYATLCMAEGLAQDGIIYTLDKNMELEDRVRGYFAASPYHSQIKYIMGDATQTVNDLNETFDLVFIDADKKNNGTYYDLIFDRVRPGGLIIVDNVLWSGKVLTLQQDRDTVNISTFNDKVAGDDRVEKLILPVRDGLFIIRKK; encoded by the coding sequence ATGAGCCTGATTAAAGAAGACTTACAACTTTTACTACTGAATTTCTGCGAGCCGGAATCCGAATTGCTACAGCGGATTGACAGGGAAACTAATCTGAAGGTTTTAATGCCAAGAATGCTTTCAGGCCATTACCAGGGCCGTGTTTTAAGCATGTTAAGTAAGTTGATTACCCCCAAACGTATTCTCGAAATCGGCACTTTTACCGGCTATGCTACTTTGTGTATGGCAGAAGGACTTGCCCAGGATGGGATCATTTATACTTTGGATAAAAATATGGAACTCGAAGACCGCGTCCGTGGTTATTTCGCTGCTTCACCTTATCATTCACAAATAAAATATATTATGGGTGATGCCACCCAAACCGTCAATGATTTAAACGAGACTTTTGATCTTGTTTTTATTGATGCGGATAAGAAAAACAATGGAACCTACTACGATCTTATCTTTGACAGGGTAAGACCAGGCGGGTTAATCATTGTTGATAATGTGTTGTGGAGTGGAAAAGTACTAACACTCCAACAAGACAGAGATACTGTTAATATTAGTACTTTTAATGATAAAGTAGCTGGAGATGACAGGGTTGAGAAATTAATCTTACCTGTTAGGGATGGCTTGTTTATCATCAGAAAAAAATAA